A single window of Longimicrobiaceae bacterium DNA harbors:
- a CDS encoding DUF5715 family protein — protein sequence MLRTTLLVLAASAAAAGTARADVPVTLVGSPASMVRQHEVAEKEGLSFLRTPAQVRALVTEGQLVPLGGNADYTVSKGVSFPDAQPATRLFVERTAASYRAACGEQMVVTSLTRPLSDQPSNAHKLSVHPTGMAADLRIPKNAACRTWLEGELLSLEKAGVIDVTREHTPPHLHVAVFGAAYTAYAAKQDAASAPPAEPGAPVSQSVSERAAGKTASSASRTANAAGTSHEARNVALALLCLAGILAFASSRSFGGGDGSEDGSGPWDGMLPQG from the coding sequence ATGCTCCGAACCACCCTTCTCGTCCTTGCCGCCAGCGCCGCGGCCGCGGGCACTGCCCGCGCGGACGTGCCGGTGACGCTCGTGGGCTCTCCCGCCTCCATGGTCCGCCAGCACGAGGTCGCGGAGAAGGAGGGGCTCTCGTTCCTCCGCACCCCCGCGCAGGTGCGCGCGCTGGTGACCGAAGGCCAGCTCGTCCCGCTCGGCGGCAACGCCGACTACACGGTGAGCAAGGGCGTCTCGTTCCCGGACGCGCAGCCGGCTACGCGCCTGTTCGTGGAGCGCACCGCCGCCAGCTACCGCGCGGCCTGCGGCGAGCAGATGGTGGTGACCAGCCTCACCCGCCCGCTCTCGGACCAGCCGTCGAACGCGCACAAGCTGTCGGTGCACCCCACCGGCATGGCCGCGGACCTGCGCATCCCCAAGAACGCCGCCTGCCGCACCTGGCTGGAGGGCGAGCTGCTGTCGTTGGAGAAGGCCGGCGTGATCGACGTCACGCGCGAGCACACGCCGCCGCACCTGCACGTGGCCGTGTTCGGCGCCGCCTACACCGCGTACGCGGCCAAGCAGGACGCCGCCTCCGCCCCCCCGGCCGAGCCCGGCGCCCCCGTCTCGCAGTCGGTGAGCGAGCGCGCCGCCGGCAAGACGGCCTCGTCCGCCAGCCGCACGGCGAACGCGGCGGGAACGAGCCACGAGGCGCGGAACGTCGCCCTGGCGCTCCTTTGCCTGGCCGGGATCCTCGCCTTCGCGTCCAGCCGCAGCTTCGGCGGCGGCGACGGAAGCGAAGACGGCAGCGGCCCCTGGGACGGCATGCTCCCGCAGGGCTGA